In Arachis stenosperma cultivar V10309 chromosome 1, arast.V10309.gnm1.PFL2, whole genome shotgun sequence, one DNA window encodes the following:
- the LOC130971833 gene encoding uncharacterized protein LOC130971833: MVSKVQNQKTRSMFKNLQLLHHHSITHFQRRQKTLVLLDASEYIKFLKQRLEEEWKQLVAAATMPMLKVEAQEEKFMIKVVSERSCKGLLVFILEAFEELGLDVLQARVSCAQNFSLEAIGIKDKNGTCHLDEQVIQKVVSQAIQNWSEVTHQQ; the protein is encoded by the exons atgGTCTCCAAGGTTCAAAATCAAAAGACAAGATCCATGTTCAAGAACCTTCAATTACTTCATCATCATTCTATCACACACTTTCAAAGG AGGCAGAAGACACTAGTGTTATTGGATGCTTCAGaatacataaaatttttaaagcaaaggcttgaagaagaatggaagcaACTAGTAGCAGCCGCAACGATGCCTATG CTAAAAGTTGAAGCGCAAGAAGAGAAATTTATGATAAAGGTTGTGAGTGAAAGGAGTTGCAAAGGTTTGTTGGTATTCATACTTGAAGCCTTTGAAGAGCTTGGTCTTGATGTGCTCCAAGCTAGGGTTTCCTGTGCTCAAAACTTCTCTCTAGAAGCAATTGGAATCAAA GATAAGAATGGTACATGCCATTTGGATGAACAAGTAATTCAAAAAGTAGTGTCTCAAGCTATTCAAAATTGGAGTGAAGTCACACACCAACAATGA